In Fusobacterium sp., the genomic stretch CCAGCTCTAAATAATCCTATCAACAGAGTCCAGTTAATCATTTTTAGAAAAACAAACATACCAACAGTTCTCAGAGTTTTCACAGCCATTATATGTGTTTCTGGTGGCAGATGATATAATGAAACAATAGTATTAGTAAGACCTTGAACAAGAAGAAGACTGAACACAGCCATTCCAAAAGCTATTTGCAGTATTTTTCTTGAATAGACAACAACTTTGTTTTTATCCCCTTTACCAATAGTGTGTCCAATTATAACAGAAGCTGAGTTAGATATTCCCATAAATAATATAGAAGAAATAGCAGTAATAATATCAGCTATCTGTACACATGCAGCTTGTGTTGTTCCAAGTTTTGAATAGGCTACTGAAAGAGAAACTACTCCAAGTATCCACAACATTTCTGTAAGAAGAACAGGGGTAGAAATTTTTATTATTTCTTTTACAAGATTTCTAGGAAGCTTTAAATATGATTGAAAATTTCCTTTCAGATTAAAATCTTTTTTATAAACTATAAATAAAATAGTTGAAAGTTCTAGTATTCTTGCAATAACAGTAGCTAAGGCAGCTCCTCTCTCTTCTAAACGAGGAAACCCAAGATTACCATATATAAAACAATAATTGAAAAATGTATTTGCAGTAACTCCTATAGAAGCAGATATCATGGGTATTCTAGTGAGCCCCATAGCTCTTAGACAAAAACCTATACTAAAAGAGATGGCATAAAATGTATAAGAAAATAATGCTCTCCTTATATAAGATACTCCAATAGATAGAACTTGTGGTTCTTTAGTAAAGATTCCAATTATTTTTTCAGCTCCAACAAAAGTAATAATAGAAAAGATAAGAGAAAGAGTAATACCAGCAAGTACAAGCTTTCCTAATATTCTTCTTATCATTTCAAAATTTTTCTTACCAAAATATTGAGCTATAAATACACCCATACCACTGCACAGTCCAAATAAAAAAAGATCCAGTATCCTATAAACACTGTTGGCGAATCCAACTGCTGCAATAAATTCGGTTCCTAATCTCCCTATCATAAGATTATCAATAAAGTTTAGTGATGAAGATATAAGCTGCTGTATCATTAATGGTATTCCAATAGTAAGGAAACTCTTATAAAATTCAGATAAATCTACTTTTTCTTTTTGCATGAATCCTCCCAAGATAAATATGCTATTTAAATATTTTATCAATAAAAAAATTAAAATACAAGAGTCATAAAAAGAAAATAAAAAATTGAAAAAAAGTATTGACAGAGAAAAGTAAATGATTTAATATGTATATGTAAAAACTAGCACTCGTCATCATTGAGTGCTAATAAAAAATAATAAATGGAGGGATATGTTGTGAATATCAGACCAATAGGAGAAAGAGTTTTAGTTAAACTTGTAAAAGTAGAAGAAAAAACTGCAAGTGGAATTATTCTTCCAGGAGCTGGTGATAAAGAAAAGCCTAATTTAGGTGAAGTTATCGCAGTAGGAAATGGAGAAAAGTTATCTGATATCAAAGTTGGAGAAAAGGTAGTTTATGCTAAATTTTCTGGAACTGAGATAAAAGATGAAGAAGAAAAGTATCTTATTTTAAATATAGAAGATATATTGGCAGTAGTTGAATAATCAGGAGGGATATATAATGGCAAAAATATTAAAATTTGATGAAGAAGCAAGAAAAAAACTTGAAAAAGGTGTAAATACATTGGCAGATGCAGTAAAAATTACATTAGGACCAAGAGGAAGAAATGTTGTTCTTGAAAAAAGTTATGGAGCACCACTTATTACAAATGATGGAGTATCTATTGCAAAAGAGATAGAATTGGAAGATCCATTTGAAAATATGGGAGCTCAGTTAGTAAAAGAAGTAGCAACTAAATCAAATGATGTAGCAGGAGATGGAACTACAACAGCTACTATATTAGCTCAGGCAATAGTAAAAGAAGGATTGAAAATGGTAAGTGCAGGAGCAAATCCTATGTTTATCAAAAAAGGAATTGATAAAGCAACTAAAGAAGTTATTGAACATCTTAAAGCAAGAGCTAAAAAAATTCAATCTAATGATGAGATAGCTCAAGTAGCATCAGTATCAGCAGGAGATGAAGAAATTGGAAAACTTATAGCTCAGGCTATGGAAAAAGTTGGAGAGACAGGGGTTATAACTGTAGAAGAAGCAAAATCTCTTGAAACAACTTTAGAAGTAGTAGAGGGAATGCAGTTTGACAAAGGATATATTTCTCCATATATGGTAACAGATACAGAAAGAATGACAGCAGAATTGGATAATCCATATATTCTTATAACAGACAAAAAAATATCAAGTATGAAAGATATACTTCCAGTATTGGAAGAAACAGTACAAGCTTCAAGACCAGTTCTTATAATAGCAGATGAACTTGAAGGAGAAGCACTCACTACTCTTGTAATCAACAAATTAAGAGGAACTTTAAATGTTGTAGCAGTAAAAGCACCAGCATTTGGTGACAGAAGAAAAGCTATGTTAGAAGATATAGCAGTACTTACTGGTGGAGAAGTAATTTCTGAAGAAAAAGGAATGAAACTGGAAGAAACAACTATCTCTCAGTTAGGTAGAGCTAAAAAAGTAAAAGTAACAAAAGATA encodes the following:
- a CDS encoding MATE family efflux transporter, with amino-acid sequence MQKEKVDLSEFYKSFLTIGIPLMIQQLISSSLNFIDNLMIGRLGTEFIAAVGFANSVYRILDLFLFGLCSGMGVFIAQYFGKKNFEMIRRILGKLVLAGITLSLIFSIITFVGAEKIIGIFTKEPQVLSIGVSYIRRALFSYTFYAISFSIGFCLRAMGLTRIPMISASIGVTANTFFNYCFIYGNLGFPRLEERGAALATVIARILELSTILFIVYKKDFNLKGNFQSYLKLPRNLVKEIIKISTPVLLTEMLWILGVVSLSVAYSKLGTTQAACVQIADIITAISSILFMGISNSASVIIGHTIGKGDKNKVVVYSRKILQIAFGMAVFSLLLVQGLTNTIVSLYHLPPETHIMAVKTLRTVGMFVFLKMINWTLLIGLFRAGGDTKVAFCLDIFPLWLYAVPVAFIGAYYKVPVYILVGIADFSEVIKLASSLFRYKTLKWIKDVTV
- a CDS encoding co-chaperone GroES, producing MNIRPIGERVLVKLVKVEEKTASGIILPGAGDKEKPNLGEVIAVGNGEKLSDIKVGEKVVYAKFSGTEIKDEEEKYLILNIEDILAVVE
- the groL gene encoding chaperonin GroEL (60 kDa chaperone family; promotes refolding of misfolded polypeptides especially under stressful conditions; forms two stacked rings of heptamers to form a barrel-shaped 14mer; ends can be capped by GroES; misfolded proteins enter the barrel where they are refolded when GroES binds) — protein: MAKILKFDEEARKKLEKGVNTLADAVKITLGPRGRNVVLEKSYGAPLITNDGVSIAKEIELEDPFENMGAQLVKEVATKSNDVAGDGTTTATILAQAIVKEGLKMVSAGANPMFIKKGIDKATKEVIEHLKARAKKIQSNDEIAQVASVSAGDEEIGKLIAQAMEKVGETGVITVEEAKSLETTLEVVEGMQFDKGYISPYMVTDTERMTAELDNPYILITDKKISSMKDILPVLEETVQASRPVLIIADELEGEALTTLVINKLRGTLNVVAVKAPAFGDRRKAMLEDIAVLTGGEVISEEKGMKLEETTISQLGRAKKVKVTKDITVVVDGMGTSEDIKGRVNSIKNQIETTTSDYDKEKLQERLAKLSGGVAVIKVGAATEIEMKDKKLRIEDALNATRAAVEEGIVPGGGTILLEIVKAMENFKLEGEEGIGVEIVKKALTSPLKQIAENAGVDGAVVVEKVREMEEGFGFNAATEKYVNMVEAGIIDPVKVTRSAIQNAASVSALILTTEVLVAAKKEAKEPEMGNPGMMPGMM